In Aspergillus luchuensis IFO 4308 DNA, chromosome 1, nearly complete sequence, the following are encoded in one genomic region:
- a CDS encoding HET domain-containing protein (COG:S;~EggNog:ENOG410PX4E;~InterPro:IPR010730;~PFAM:PF06985) has translation MSQTQELYHKLDSTLKQIRLVTIEPGKWTDDIQCTLRETLLGDSEPYETLSYVWGDHTNTKNIIVNGSNFKATANLESALRHLRRDTPRTMWIDAICINQRDLEERASQVSIMRDIYQGSNVTIIWLGDGDERAESFFGLARWFYDQSHSDGESVEEVWMCMRELTNTEDQRQSLEFLITDILRRPWWTRAWVFQEAVVSAEILVKCGNHEITWLPLWRLADILFTRTYFTNSLDRVSTAKLEDVLKIQKTREETQRGHEISLTQLVAWNRRQRSSDPRDKIFSLLGLARGGPGNAIHPDYSVNNTLLEVCLGLVVHSIRDWGMDIICMSQGSEKSQWPSWVPDWEVYSSESSNVASPLVGFFAGGEPILLKNFWDIPPSDYDASRSRSPEYRLLLDVPALKAVGIYVDTIDCLAVTYEPDKHGAWSSSRPDPWVALLTSYFETPPHIPEISSWIYTLHKFGTLMERGKLLSNENPHKKHFFSMSIKLMRKIRESTTGRDYVGGGSLAHAYLRTLIADTFTSGYRTNGMSDPLHMDEFVESQSAPSDEATEEDDTGYVLGEEFVDDYCLGVSMLNYAIERATSYRRLMISSKGYIGLVPPKTQEGDLVCVLFGCSVPVILRKQGSHYIFIGESYVHGIMDGEAIQMMNEGHLVEEDFTLV, from the coding sequence ATGTCACAAACCCAGGAATTGTATCATAAGCTGGACTCTACTTTGAAACAGATCCGTCTCGTTACCATCGAACCTGGTAAATGGACAGATGACATCCAGTGCACCCTCCGAGAAACTTTGCTAGGCGATTCGGAACCCTATGAGACGCTCTCCTATGTCTGGGGAGACCACACGAATACGAAGAATATCATTGTGAACGGAAGTAACTTCAAAGCTACGGCAAACCTCGAATCAGCCCTCCGTCATCTACGCCGGGACACTCCACGGACTATGTGGATTGACGCGATATGCATCAACCAGCGGGACCTGGAAGAGCGTGCTTCGCAAGTAAGCATTATGCGCGATATCTACCAAGGAAGTAATGTGACCATTATATGGCTTGGTGACGGGGACGAACGTGCCGAGTCATTTTTTGGTCTCGCTCGATGGTTTTACGATCAAAGTCACAGTGACGGAGAATCTGTTGAAGAGGTTTGGATGTGCATGCGAGAATTGACAAACACCGAAGATCAACGTCAGAGCTTGGAATTCCTGATCACAGATATCCTGAGGCGACCCTGGTGGACCAGAGCATGGGTGTTTCAAGAGGCCGTGGTATCTGCAGAAATACTAGTGAAATGCGGAAATCATGAGATTACGTGGTTGCCCCTCTGGCGGCTTGCCGATATTTTATTCACTAGGACATACTTTACCAATTCCCTTGACCGAGTCTCCACTGCAAAGCTCGAAGATGTGCTTAAGATCCAAAAAACGAGAGAAGAAACCCAGAGAGGCCATGAGATATCGCTTACGCAACTCGTTGCTTGGAATAGACGCCAGCGGTCATCAGATCCCAGGGACAAGATATTCAGCCTGCTCGGTTTGGCACGTGGTGGGCCAGGAAATGCTATACATCCTGACTATTCGGTGAATAACACACTACTGGAGGTGtgccttggccttgttgtGCATTCTATCAGAGATTGGGGTATGGATATAATATGCATGAGCCAAGGAAGCGAGAAATCCCAGTGGCCATCTTGGGTACCTGACTGGGAGGTTTACTCGAGTGAAAGCTCCAACGTTGCCAGCCCCTTGGTTGGCTTCTTCGCAGGTGGAGAGCCAATACTTCTTAAAAACTTTTGGGATATCCCCCCATCTGACTATGACGCATCTCGGTCAAGGTCTCCTGAATATAGATTGCTTCTCGACGTGCCGGCTCTGAAAGCTGTAGGCATTTACGTTGACACCATTGATTGTCTGGCAGTAACATATGAGCCTGATAAACACGGAGCATGGTCTTCATCGAGACCCGATCCGTGGGTGGCCCTCTTAACATCGTATTTTGAGACCCCACCCCATATCCCGGAAATCTCAAGCTGGATATATACTCTTCACAAGTTTGGAACTCTCATGGAAAGGGGGAAACTGTTGTCGAATGAAAATCCACATAAAAAACACTTTTTTTCAATGTCGATCAAGTTGATGAGAAAGATAAGGGAATCAACAACTGGCCGTGACTATGTTGGTGGGGGCTCGCTGGCCCATGCATACCTCCGAACATTGATCGCGGATACATTTACCTCTGGCTACAGGACGAATGGTATGTCTGACCCCCTGCATATGGATGAATTCGTTGAAAGTCAATCTGCACCAAGTGATGAAGCCACTGAAGAGGACGATACTGGCTATGTCCTTGGCGAAGAGTTCGTAGATGATTACTGCCTTGGTGTGTCAATGCTCAATTACGCTATTGAGCGTGCAACCTCATACCGTCGGCTGATGATCTCCTCAAAGGGTTATATAGGCCTGGTGCCGCCAAAGACTCAGGAAGGAGATCTCGTATGTGTTCTGTTCGGTTGTTCTGTGCCTGTTATTCTCCGCAAGCAAGGGTCTCACTATATCTTCATTGGTGAGAGTTACGTGCATGGCATTATGGACGGGGAGGCAATCCAGATGATGAATGAGGGACACCTAGTCGAAGAGGACTTTACTTTGGTATAA